The DNA segment CGGATCTCCGGGTCCAAAAGAACATCTACCGTTTCGTAATCCACCCTGTAAAAATTGAGGATGCTCACCACCTGGGCCGAAAAACCACACCGGGGCGCATCCTTTGACCCCTTCATGTAGAGAATAATGGGGTTCTCCTCGATCTGACGCCCTATTTTTTTCTGTATATCCGACATTTTCCTGCTCCTTACTTCTTAAGCTTCTCCCACTGATCATCCGTGTAGGTTTTTATCGAGATGGCGTGGATCTCAGATTCCATGGCGTCTCCAAGCGCCGCGTAAACAAGCTTGTGACGTTCAAGCGGCGGCTTGCCCCTGAACTGCTCGGACACCACGACCGCCTGAAAATGGGTCCCATCCCCTTCGACCTCTACAAACGACGTTGAAATACCCCGTTCTATCATCTCGCGAACCTGCTGCGTTTCCATCACAGCGGGAAATTATATACGCATATCACGGCGTTTCCAAGAAAAGGCCCAGGGCCAAGCTCCTTGCAAAAATCCCCGGCTGTTCTATTCTTAAAAGTGCCTGAGAAAAGAGGTTTCCAAGAACATATGAAAGCAAAAGATATAATGAACAGCCCAGTGGTTACTGCCAGCGAGGATGACTCGCTCGAGCAGTGCGCGCGCAAGATGCTTGAGTTCGGAATTGCCCAGCTTCCCGTAGTAAACGATGAAGGAATGCTTGTCGGGTTTGTCTCCGCAAGTGATTTTATCGCCAAAAAAACCACCGTTTCCTTCTCGAGAACCGAAATTCTTCAGCTTTTCGGACAGTGGTTTAGCAAGGGAGAAATCGAAAAAGTATACGAAGATGCGGGACGTATTACCGCAAAGGAAATAATGAGCACCCCAGCCATATCCATCGGCCCGGACGAATCGGTAATAGAGGTATTCGAAAAACTGGCCGGAGACGGCATCCACAGCGTCGTCGTGGTCAAAGACGAAAGACCCGTGGGGCTTATCTCGGTATCGGATTTTCTGAAACTCATCGTAAGATAATCCACCTCCCGGTCCGCCGGCCCATCATGAAAAGCTTCGGAGTATCAAAGGAAAAACAGACGGCACTTGCCAAAGAGATGGAACGTCTGGGCATAAGGGAAGAAGATATAGAGGAAACTTTCACGAGATCCTCGGGACCCGGGGGGCAGAACGTAAACAAAGTAGCCACCTGCGTGCAGCTGCGACACCGCCCAAGCGGTATTACAGTGAAGGTTATGAGAGAGCGCTCTCAGGCGCTTAACAGATTCCTAGCCAGAAGAAATCTCGCCGAGAAAATCGCGACGCTGCTTTACGGAGAAGATTCCGCGGAAAAGAAAAAAACGCAGAGGATCATAAAACAGAAGAAAAGAAGGAAAAGAAAAACAGCGAAAAAGCTGGCCGGGGACGGCGCAAACGCCAAGTGATGAGCTGGCAGTTGCCGAGTGCGTAATGAGAAAAGCTTCCGATTCAGAACGTGACGCTAAAATGCAGGGTGCCAAAAACAGACCCGCGTTTCAGTGTCCCCTACGGAAATTACGGTGCGTAATGCTTTTTTTACTGCTCTGCCCCACAGCGGTCGAAGCCGAGACCCTGACGGGCAAACCTTATGTAACTGACGGCGACACGATCAAGATTTCAGGGGAGCGAATCAGGCTAGAAGGTATTGATGCTCCGGAGACAAACCAGCGATGCAGAGATGCAGCCGGCAAGAATTACGGCTGCGGCCTTGCCGCGACTGCGGCGCTTAAAAACAAAATAGGGCGTAACTCCATAACGTGTAAGAGTGCAACGCGTGACCGCTACGGGAGG comes from the Candidatus Dadabacteria bacterium genome and includes:
- a CDS encoding BolA/IbaG family iron-sulfur metabolism protein; its protein translation is METQQVREMIERGISTSFVEVEGDGTHFQAVVVSEQFRGKPPLERHKLVYAALGDAMESEIHAISIKTYTDDQWEKLKK
- a CDS encoding thermonuclease family protein, whose protein sequence is MLFLLLCPTAVEAETLTGKPYVTDGDTIKISGERIRLEGIDAPETNQRCRDAAGKNYGCGLAATAALKNKIGRNSITCKSATRDRYGRLLGTCYLNELDLNGWLVQNGYALAYRRYSKRYIAKEKEARETGSGLWSGEFVAPWNWRKGERLGDSAAPH
- a CDS encoding peptide chain release factor-like protein; this encodes MKSFGVSKEKQTALAKEMERLGIREEDIEETFTRSSGPGGQNVNKVATCVQLRHRPSGITVKVMRERSQALNRFLARRNLAEKIATLLYGEDSAEKKKTQRIIKQKKRRKRKTAKKLAGDGANAK
- the grxD gene encoding Grx4 family monothiol glutaredoxin, giving the protein MSDIQKKIGRQIEENPIILYMKGSKDAPRCGFSAQVVSILNFYRVDYETVDVLLDPEIRQGIKDYSQWPTLPQLYVNGNFIGGCDICTDMHVNGELGEILKGTAEG
- a CDS encoding CBS domain-containing protein: MKAKDIMNSPVVTASEDDSLEQCARKMLEFGIAQLPVVNDEGMLVGFVSASDFIAKKTTVSFSRTEILQLFGQWFSKGEIEKVYEDAGRITAKEIMSTPAISIGPDESVIEVFEKLAGDGIHSVVVVKDERPVGLISVSDFLKLIVR